A section of the Sebastes fasciatus isolate fSebFas1 chromosome 21, fSebFas1.pri, whole genome shotgun sequence genome encodes:
- the naa50 gene encoding N-alpha-acetyltransferase 50 isoform X1: MKGSRIELGDVTPHNIKQLKRLNQVIFPVSYNDKFYKDVLEVGELAKLAYFNDIAVGAVCCRVDHSQNQKRLYIMTLGCLAPYRRLGIGTKMLNHVLNICEKDGTFDNIYLHVQISNESAIHFYQKFGFEIIETKKNYYKRIEPADAHVLQKSLRSPCAPPTGELQKAE; encoded by the exons ATGAAAGG TAGCCGGATTGAGCTGGGGGATGTTACGCCCCACAACATTAAGCAGCTGAAACGCCTGAACCAGGTCATCTTCCCTGTCAGCTACAACGACAAGTTTTACAAAGATGTACTGGAAGTTGGAGAGCTTGCAAAGCTAG CATACTTCAATGACATTGCAGTGGGCGCTGTGTGCTGCAGAGTGGACCACTCTCAGAACCAGAAGAGACTGTACATCATGACGCTCGGTTGTCTAGCACCCTACCGTAGACTTGGAATTG GTACAAAGATGCTGAATCATGTGCTAAACATCTGTGAGAAGGATGGCACTTTTGACAACATTTACCT TCATGTGCAGATCAGCAATGAATCAGCCATTCACTTTTACCAGAAGTTTGGCTTTGAGATCATCGAAACAAAAAAGAATTACTACAAGAGGATAGAGCCCGCAGATGCCCATGTGTTGCAGAAGAGTCTGCGCAGCCCATGTGCACCGCCCACCGGAGAGCTTCAGAAGGCAGAGTAG
- the naa50 gene encoding N-alpha-acetyltransferase 50 isoform X2 yields MKGRIELGDVTPHNIKQLKRLNQVIFPVSYNDKFYKDVLEVGELAKLAYFNDIAVGAVCCRVDHSQNQKRLYIMTLGCLAPYRRLGIGTKMLNHVLNICEKDGTFDNIYLHVQISNESAIHFYQKFGFEIIETKKNYYKRIEPADAHVLQKSLRSPCAPPTGELQKAE; encoded by the exons ATGAAAGG CCGGATTGAGCTGGGGGATGTTACGCCCCACAACATTAAGCAGCTGAAACGCCTGAACCAGGTCATCTTCCCTGTCAGCTACAACGACAAGTTTTACAAAGATGTACTGGAAGTTGGAGAGCTTGCAAAGCTAG CATACTTCAATGACATTGCAGTGGGCGCTGTGTGCTGCAGAGTGGACCACTCTCAGAACCAGAAGAGACTGTACATCATGACGCTCGGTTGTCTAGCACCCTACCGTAGACTTGGAATTG GTACAAAGATGCTGAATCATGTGCTAAACATCTGTGAGAAGGATGGCACTTTTGACAACATTTACCT TCATGTGCAGATCAGCAATGAATCAGCCATTCACTTTTACCAGAAGTTTGGCTTTGAGATCATCGAAACAAAAAAGAATTACTACAAGAGGATAGAGCCCGCAGATGCCCATGTGTTGCAGAAGAGTCTGCGCAGCCCATGTGCACCGCCCACCGGAGAGCTTCAGAAGGCAGAGTAG